The Streptomyces sp. NBC_00224 genome has a window encoding:
- the rfbC gene encoding dTDP-4-dehydrorhamnose 3,5-epimerase: MKATEVPAIDGAYLFEPTPYADERGFFCRTFDADVVRSVGLDPDAFIQDSVSRSVRGVLRGMHLRSGSGEAKLVRCSYGKIFDVVVDLRPDSPTYRNVASFELSGETQATLYIPAGCAHGFQALTETADTTYRIDRPHDPAEDVTIAFDDPELAIPWPLPVTSMSQRDREAPSLAEVLKHKER, encoded by the coding sequence ATGAAAGCGACCGAAGTCCCGGCGATCGACGGCGCGTACCTGTTCGAGCCGACACCGTACGCCGACGAGCGCGGCTTCTTCTGCCGTACCTTCGACGCCGACGTGGTCCGCTCGGTGGGCCTCGACCCGGACGCCTTCATCCAGGACAGCGTGTCCCGCTCGGTCCGGGGCGTGCTGCGCGGCATGCACCTGCGCTCCGGCAGCGGCGAGGCCAAGCTGGTGCGGTGCTCGTACGGGAAGATCTTCGACGTCGTCGTGGACCTGCGGCCCGACTCACCGACGTACCGCAACGTGGCCTCCTTCGAGCTGTCCGGCGAGACGCAGGCGACCCTGTACATCCCGGCGGGGTGCGCGCACGGCTTCCAGGCGCTGACCGAAACCGCTGACACCACGTACCGGATCGACCGCCCGCACGATCCGGCCGAGGACGTGACGATCGCCTTCGACGACCCGGAGCTCGCCATTCCCTGGCCGCTGCCGGTCACATCGATGTCCCAGCGGGACCGGGAGGCGCCGAGCCTCGCCGAGGTCCTGAAGCACAAGGAGAGGTGA
- a CDS encoding polysaccharide pyruvyl transferase family protein yields the protein MTFGDETPVRVGVFGLLGSGNLGNDGSLEAVLGYLRAEHPGAVVDALCGGPEVVATRYRIPATRLHWYRGEYRTASRAGAIAGKGLGKLVDVFRTAAWVRRHDVVIVPGMGVLEATLPLRPWGFPYSLFLLCASGRLFGTRVALVSVGADRIGNRSTRALVRWSARLATYRSYRDTLSRDAMRATGVHTARDKVYPDLAFALPAPSESSTPGLVCVGVMAFHGGDDDRARAEEIHRSYLDGTTRFVRTLVEDGRPVRLLTGDECDAPVVASILDAVDSPLVTAAETASLADLMKEMAAADTVVATRYHNLICALKVGTPTLAIGYAAKSDALMDRMGLGAYCHPAREVDADRLLEQFRALEKRSAELRRTLAERNQEVARQLQDQFTDLTTALFPAAGHAHALRETP from the coding sequence ATGACGTTCGGAGACGAAACTCCGGTGCGCGTCGGGGTGTTCGGCCTGCTCGGCTCCGGCAACCTCGGCAACGACGGGTCGTTGGAGGCCGTGCTCGGCTACCTCCGCGCCGAGCACCCGGGGGCGGTCGTGGACGCGCTGTGCGGCGGACCCGAGGTCGTCGCGACCCGGTACCGGATCCCCGCGACGCGGCTGCACTGGTACCGGGGGGAGTACCGGACCGCGTCGCGTGCGGGCGCGATCGCGGGGAAAGGGCTGGGCAAACTCGTCGACGTCTTCCGCACCGCTGCCTGGGTGCGCCGGCACGACGTGGTGATCGTGCCGGGCATGGGCGTCCTGGAGGCCACGCTGCCGCTGCGGCCGTGGGGCTTCCCGTACTCGCTGTTCCTGCTCTGCGCGTCCGGCCGACTGTTCGGCACCCGGGTCGCGCTGGTCAGCGTGGGCGCGGACAGGATCGGCAACCGGTCGACGCGGGCCCTGGTCCGCTGGTCGGCACGGCTCGCCACCTACCGTTCGTACCGCGACACCCTGTCCCGCGACGCAATGCGCGCGACGGGCGTGCACACCGCGCGGGACAAGGTTTACCCGGACCTCGCCTTCGCCCTGCCGGCACCGTCGGAGAGCTCGACCCCGGGCCTGGTCTGCGTCGGGGTCATGGCCTTCCACGGCGGCGACGACGACCGCGCCCGGGCCGAGGAGATCCACCGGAGCTACCTCGACGGGACAACTCGCTTCGTCCGCACGCTGGTTGAGGACGGCAGGCCGGTCCGGCTGCTCACCGGCGACGAGTGCGATGCGCCGGTGGTGGCCTCGATCCTCGACGCGGTGGACTCGCCGCTGGTCACCGCTGCCGAGACGGCTTCGCTGGCCGACCTGATGAAGGAGATGGCGGCCGCCGACACCGTGGTGGCCACTCGCTACCACAACCTGATCTGCGCGCTGAAGGTCGGCACACCGACGCTCGCCATCGGCTATGCGGCGAAGAGCGACGCGCTCATGGATCGGATGGGGCTTGGCGCGTACTGCCACCCGGCCCGTGAGGTCGACGCCGACCGGCTGCTTGAGCAGTTCCGGGCGCTGGAGAAGCGATCGGCGGAGCTGCGGCGGACCCTCGCCGAGCGGAACCAGGAAGTCGCCCGGCAACTCCAGGACCAATTCACCGACTTGACCACGGCCCTGTTCCCGGCGGCCGGCCACGCCCACGCCCTGCGGGAGACTCCATGA
- a CDS encoding glycosyltransferase family 2 protein codes for MTTHPRLSIGLPVYNGEEYLAESLDALLGQTYEDFELVISDNASTDGTQDICRKYAAQDSRIRYIRLLKNIGAAPNHNYVFTECRGELFKWASHDDLYARDLLRRCVSALDSRPDVILAHADQAVIDGEGQVKVPYEYTLATDSPHAPERFRSMLFEPGGDDFYGVMRADVLRRVKPHDSYHHADRTFVAEIGLHGPFHQVPELLYFRRDHPTRAERANPSKRSRCVNLDPRRAGPLHPTPRLLAEYVWGFVSAVRRAPLSSADRRACYRHLAAWMASRTRPGAGERVEDRTPVDPARLDVSIDALVAGREGRQT; via the coding sequence ATGACCACCCATCCCCGGCTGAGCATCGGCCTGCCCGTGTACAACGGCGAGGAGTACCTGGCCGAGTCGCTCGACGCCCTGCTCGGACAGACCTACGAGGACTTCGAGCTGGTCATCTCCGACAACGCCTCGACCGACGGGACCCAGGACATCTGCCGCAAGTACGCGGCGCAGGACTCGCGCATCCGGTACATCCGGCTGCTCAAGAACATCGGCGCCGCACCGAACCACAACTACGTGTTCACCGAGTGCCGGGGCGAACTGTTCAAGTGGGCCTCGCACGACGACCTGTACGCCCGGGACCTGCTGCGGCGCTGCGTATCTGCGCTGGACTCACGCCCTGACGTGATCCTCGCGCACGCCGACCAGGCGGTCATCGACGGCGAAGGCCAGGTGAAGGTGCCGTACGAGTACACGCTCGCCACCGACTCGCCGCACGCGCCGGAGCGCTTCCGCAGCATGCTGTTCGAGCCCGGTGGCGACGACTTCTACGGGGTGATGCGGGCCGACGTGCTGCGCCGGGTGAAGCCGCACGACAGCTACCACCACGCGGACCGCACGTTCGTCGCCGAGATCGGTCTGCACGGGCCCTTCCACCAAGTGCCGGAGCTACTGTACTTCCGCCGCGACCACCCCACCCGCGCTGAGCGGGCGAACCCTTCCAAGCGCTCCCGGTGCGTCAACCTGGACCCGCGCCGGGCAGGGCCGCTGCACCCGACGCCCCGACTGCTCGCCGAGTACGTCTGGGGCTTCGTTTCGGCGGTCCGGCGGGCGCCGTTGTCCTCGGCCGACCGGCGCGCGTGCTACCGCCACCTGGCCGCATGGATGGCCAGCCGGACCCGGCCGGGCGCCGGCGAGCGGGTCGAGGACCGCACCCCGGTCGACCCGGCCCGGCTCGACGTCTCCATCGACGCGCTCGTCGCGGGCCGTGAGGGGAGGCAGACATGA
- a CDS encoding DUF4910 domain-containing protein, with the protein MAPVTAVGEEMHALVERLYPLCRSITGDGVRATLEIVGEYVPLQVHEVPTGTQVLDWTVPQEWNIRDAYIADTAGHRVVDFAASSLHVLGYSVPVSATMPLAELRAHLHTLPDHPAWVPYRTSYYKPEWGFCLAQDTLDALPEGDYEVRIDSTLADGHLTYAEHIVPGQVPDEVIVSCHVCHPSLANDNLAGIAVAVFLARALAEQSPYYTYRFIFAPGTIGAITWLARNAERIDRVKHGLVLACAGDRGRLTYKQSRRGNAEIDRVMRHVLAASERPHHVTEFTPYGYDERQFCSPGFDLGVGSLSRTPYAGYPEYHTSADNPDFVSPEAMADTLAVCREAFAVLDRNRRYLNLSPYGEPQLGRRGLYDALGGRSDTKQAQMAMLWVLSLSDGEHGLLDVAERSGLPFEAVAAAAEALRGADLIKV; encoded by the coding sequence GTGGCGCCGGTGACCGCGGTCGGCGAGGAGATGCACGCGCTGGTGGAGCGGTTGTACCCGCTGTGCCGGAGCATCACCGGCGACGGTGTGCGCGCCACCCTGGAGATCGTCGGCGAATACGTTCCGCTGCAGGTGCACGAGGTGCCGACCGGGACGCAAGTGCTCGACTGGACGGTGCCGCAGGAGTGGAACATCCGGGACGCGTACATCGCCGACACCGCCGGCCACCGGGTCGTCGACTTCGCCGCGTCCAGCCTGCACGTGCTCGGCTACAGCGTGCCGGTGTCGGCGACCATGCCGCTGGCCGAGCTCCGCGCGCACCTGCACACCCTGCCGGACCACCCGGCCTGGGTGCCGTACCGCACCAGCTACTACAAGCCGGAGTGGGGATTCTGCCTGGCCCAGGACACCTTGGACGCGCTGCCTGAAGGCGATTACGAGGTACGCATCGACTCCACGCTCGCCGACGGCCACCTCACCTACGCCGAGCACATCGTCCCCGGGCAGGTCCCCGACGAGGTGATCGTCTCCTGCCACGTCTGTCACCCCTCGCTGGCCAACGACAACCTGGCAGGCATCGCGGTGGCGGTGTTCCTGGCCCGGGCGCTGGCGGAGCAATCGCCGTACTACACCTACCGGTTCATCTTCGCGCCCGGCACCATCGGGGCGATCACCTGGCTGGCCCGCAACGCGGAGCGGATCGACCGGGTCAAGCACGGCCTGGTGCTGGCCTGCGCCGGCGACCGGGGCCGACTGACGTACAAGCAGAGCCGACGCGGCAACGCGGAGATCGACCGGGTGATGCGGCACGTCCTTGCCGCGTCCGAACGCCCGCACCACGTCACCGAGTTCACTCCGTACGGCTACGACGAGCGGCAGTTCTGTTCCCCCGGGTTCGACCTCGGCGTGGGCTCCCTCAGCCGGACCCCCTACGCCGGCTACCCCGAGTACCACACCTCGGCGGACAACCCGGACTTCGTCTCCCCCGAGGCGATGGCGGACACCCTCGCCGTCTGCCGCGAGGCCTTCGCCGTCCTCGACCGCAACCGGCGGTATCTCAACCTCAGCCCCTACGGCGAACCACAGCTGGGCCGACGCGGGTTGTACGACGCGCTCGGCGGCCGCAGCGACACCAAGCAGGCCCAGATGGCCATGCTCTGGGTGCTCAGCCTCTCCGACGGCGAGCACGGTCTGCTGGACGTCGCCGAGCGGTCCGGGCTGCCGTTCGAAGCCGTCGCCGCCGCTGCCGAGGCCCTGCGCGGCGCCGATCTGATCAAGGTATGA
- a CDS encoding NAD-dependent epimerase/dehydratase family protein, protein MRVLLTGHQGYLGTVMAPVLAAAGHEVVGLDSGLFADCVLGPPPADPQGHRVDLRDVTADHVAGVDAVIHLAALSNDPLGSLAPELTYDINHHASVRLARLARDAGVRRFLYASTCSVYGAAGGSDLVAEDAPLRPVTPYAESKVRVEDDLHALADGDFSPVFMRNATAFGYSPRLRADIVLNNLVGHALLSGEVLVLSDGTPWRPLVHAADIARAFAAALTAPREAVHDRAFNIGSEMNNVTVAEIAEQVAEAVSGSKVVITGETGADPRSYRVDFSRFRAAIPGFDCEWTVKRGALELADAYRKHGLTREDFERRFTRLAVLRAASEAGTVDDTLRWRR, encoded by the coding sequence CTGACCGGACACCAGGGCTACCTGGGCACCGTGATGGCCCCGGTCCTCGCGGCCGCCGGACACGAAGTCGTCGGCCTCGACTCCGGCCTGTTCGCCGACTGCGTCCTTGGCCCGCCGCCCGCCGACCCGCAGGGGCATCGGGTGGACCTGCGCGACGTCACGGCCGACCACGTGGCCGGGGTGGACGCCGTGATCCACCTGGCCGCGCTGTCCAACGACCCGCTGGGCTCGCTGGCGCCGGAGCTCACCTACGACATCAACCACCACGCCTCCGTACGGCTGGCCCGGCTGGCCCGCGACGCCGGAGTGCGGCGCTTCCTGTACGCGTCGACGTGCTCGGTCTACGGTGCCGCAGGCGGCAGCGACCTGGTGGCCGAGGACGCCCCGCTGCGCCCGGTGACGCCGTACGCGGAGTCCAAGGTGCGTGTTGAGGACGACCTGCACGCGCTGGCCGACGGCGACTTCAGCCCGGTGTTCATGCGCAACGCCACCGCCTTCGGCTACTCACCCCGGCTCCGCGCCGACATCGTGCTGAACAACCTGGTGGGCCACGCGCTCCTGTCCGGCGAGGTGCTGGTGCTCTCCGACGGCACCCCCTGGCGCCCGCTGGTGCACGCCGCCGACATCGCACGGGCCTTCGCGGCCGCGCTGACCGCACCGCGCGAAGCGGTGCACGACCGGGCGTTCAACATCGGCAGCGAGATGAACAACGTCACGGTCGCCGAGATCGCCGAGCAGGTCGCCGAGGCGGTGTCCGGCTCGAAGGTGGTGATCACCGGGGAGACCGGTGCCGACCCGCGGTCATACCGGGTGGACTTCTCCCGGTTCCGCGCCGCGATCCCCGGCTTCGACTGCGAGTGGACGGTGAAGCGGGGCGCGCTCGAACTCGCCGACGCCTACCGCAAACACGGGTTGACCCGGGAGGACTTCGAGCGGCGCTTCACCCGCCTTGCCGTGCTGCGCGCGGCGTCCGAGGCCGGCACGGTCGACGACACCCTGCGGTGGCGCCGGTGA